The following nucleotide sequence is from Mytilus edulis chromosome 13, xbMytEdul2.2, whole genome shotgun sequence.
aattCATACTTAAAGTCGGTGTTTTCCTTGTAACTGGGTAGCGTACGACGAGATAAATCTCACACGTACCGTCTGTAGTATAATTTAAATAGTTCAAAACTGCAACACATTTTCCCTGCTAAATCCTATTAGTAAATACACATATAGGTCAAGCTGATTATAGTTAGTAAAGATAACGCCAATTACTTTAGCAATTATTTTCGAAGTACTGTAAGCTAGATGATCGGCCGCGACGTCACATGACACATGCTTCAGTTTTCTGCACACATAAACATACACAGCTGTATTTCTTGATGTCAGACTGACCAACGCCAAATTGCGGTTAACATCTAATTGTTTGTGTAGAAATTTCAATCGCGTCCAACAGTccaaatgaaaatcaaagttcaaatgataaTAAACAATTGCGAAATACTTTCGATATGAATATGCATGTATACAATGTTGTTAAAAAACAGTTCCTTGAATTTTACCGTTTTCTTTTGTTGTCGAAAACTCCCATAAATTTGTGACTTCTGAATATTGGCTAAATCCAAATAAAAAACATCCAAATTTCACACAAAATCCAAAAACTGTTTCTAGTGTCAACCGCATGGTACTGCTATACTCCACTAAACGAAAATTCCAAGGTTTCAACGTGGTAAAAATTTAATAATGGCACCGCCAACCTCGTGGTCTAGACTTTAAAAAGTTTGATCTTCATCTTGGGGACAGCTCACATAATAAACACTTAAAAAGGGGTCGTTTTGAAGTCCTCCACCATATTACGTACATGGGAGGACATATACTTGCCTCCCCATGCCGATAAAGTTATATTTGCTTATTTCCATAGCATGCATAGCACGTTTATTTCTAAGAGACAGATAAtatcacatgacaaatatgcaTCATTATCAtacaaagggacacaactctcacGACTAAACTGCAAAACACATACGACCATACAATACATATACATAACACATGCCACCGTACGTCCTAGGACAAATTTcattccgcatagtcagctataagtgGCATGTTTTGAACTAGATAATAAGCCCGACAATGTCGAAATGTATTCGCTCCATCGAATAGCATGCATGGATCTGCACAAGTAGTGCTCTAGGTCGAACATGCgctttttcattttgattgtaGGTGGTGCATGTACCGACATAATATTCACCTCCTTTGCGCGTATTATACCACAATAATTCCTGCTTCAACTTATCGGTCTTTTTTTCTGACCCAAGCGTCCTGATGCCTTTTTGTCATGGCAGTTTTAAGAAGTATCCTTTCAACTGTAATGGGACAACTAAGCAGATATCACAACGAAAGTCAGAATTCGAATATACATAATATACTTAAACTCATTAACAAACTACTTGTAGCGTTATTAATCAAAAGAACACAACTTATCATTTAGCTAAGTTTCTGCATATTCTGCATAACTTTATATGTAAATTAGTCCACACTTAACAAGCATGAATTTGCAAATAAGATTATCTAACAAAGAATCTAAGTCTTCCACTACAGATGCAATTTATTTAAATCTGAGTTGTCTCTCCTACTCCATGGCATCTATGCTTACTATCTTTATATGATTAtagtttatttaatattaattcaAAAGGACGATTTAAAGAGAAAGCAAAGTAATTTGACATCCAGTAGAAAATATTGCGTGCATGCTatggacaaaaaaaatatcacacaCCCCGAGGAGGGCTTCATCTGGTCCCCAAAGAAAGATGTATACTAGTTCGAGCAAAtgtgaaataaacaaacacccaGAAATACGCTGagtaataaaatttagaatggaaatggggaatgtgtcaaagagacaagtacccgaccatagaacagacaaaagCAGAAGTtcgccaacaggtcttcaatgcagcgagaaattcccgcacccggaggcgtccttcagttggcatCTAAACAAATACATACATTTGGTGGGTGGTCCTGTTATAGTGAtcgattatcatgattatagcatgtataggggATTACAGGACATTTGACCTGCCACTTGAAAATAAGGGTACATTGGATTCGCTGCAAGGGAGCTTAAATTGCAGAATGAGTCGTTGCATTTTCTCTACACGTGCTCCGGATTTGACATCCTCCAAATGAAATGCCATAAAATTTTTGGTTTATTGAAATCATTTAGAAGGATAGTTGTTTACTATGTTACGAATCATTATGACATAATCTACGTTAATAACCAAAAGCATCAAAATATataagaaacatattttaaactaaTTTCCTTCAATCAATATTTAGAAACAACGCAGCTGTATTTAGTCAAAAATGATCTCATGTTCAGTTATCTATCCCGTGACGTACATGTatatagaggggggataggacctttatcgggactccggaatcgggtgtttttaagcccgggatgtCGGAATTGACtctttcgggatctgggaatattttttttcggatttcgggatgccgggatttactttatttaaattcaggacctcgGTATTTCGTGATTTTAAGCCCAgaatttcgggatcaggaccactcctatcccccctctttatACGATTCATTTCCGTCatgattaaatttttatttttgtttttattatacgaCTGAAAATGGGAATTTCATTTGTATATCCTATATAACTGTTATATGCTTATCacatataaagaaattaaaaataacgtAGCATAAATGTACCAAGTATATATTGTAAACGGAAAATGCATTATGTATTTTCAATCATATTCAAGGAAAACGGGTAGGGTAATGTAAGATTCTGAATGCTATGCATATTTGACAACACAACTGGTACTTATTTGAGGGGGGGGCAAgaggggtcccaataacagcaaaacagcaaattgatttggcacataacagataacaaggaattaaaatggacaaaaacagatacatgtaacatttaatgaaatattaaaataattcggtctttgacaaatcagtatttcttattacggatataatcctttgtaatgcattccattttttatgactatgtttttagtattaatttatgcatctggaatgtgtttaaattactactcaatatattataatattttttatacgctcgtttacggaaagtattatggtatactgttgtccgtctgttgtcaacatgtcggacattaactcaaaaaactctttaaccatttgcattaaactttgggaaattgtttatatctattgacgtgagctctcttttttttttttttttttataaattttagattttaagtttctgggtaatgggtttttattcaataaaattggtgtttttttttcagttttctgataatatctcaaaaatgctttcacaaagcaaggaattttggtgaattgtttatatctatattaacatgaggtaactttcaatttttataaattttagattttacgtttccgagttaacaggttttttttaattaaaaaggggtgattttccagttttcagacattaatacaaaaatgttttcagcagttctcatgaaacgttggtgtattgtttatatatattgactgaagctccttttgttgctaataaaaaaaaaagtgacctacaagagtttgaatattctgactttttctaaatgaccacttaatgaggtgtgtgaatttttcttaataaaactatgaggcaaagtggtgtatatggtagaaaaatcaaaagcaccaattataagcatgcaatttatcaagtacttcgaacgaattttgacactctaaaagcaatttattccactattttcaaaggccttatttgaacaattttttatcagctgaggtttttgattgtaccaagtgcaCAAGTAAGTAGAAAACATAGTTTaatagggaaacaatggcttgaaacgaaataaatctttgtttgtaatgagttatgtgcagcttcggacccaagtacatgctggaactttcattgtacaatgcatttggttctgctttgaaaagaattacagagctgagtctatgtaccatattatataaaagattaagtggttgttaggacctagtccttaattgagatccttgtcagatattcctggccatatgttttcctttttgtcatattaagaattgttttaatttaatatgttcgtacggaaaagaaggaacattattctcatacaaaacattaagataattctaaatacacattcataaaaaaaaaatggaatttattacaaaggataatcataagatatacttgaattgtcctggacctcacttctgtgatgggtatatgttaatggaatccttctctgaatacgggacaaacatattagtagtggtaggccccaatggccaatgatcttcaatttataccgaatattgattgtcaaaaaaatgctaacattccaattttcaataacagttaacagcaaatacattatcacaataacagataacaaaaaaactaaaagcccaataacagctaacaaagaataagacaataacagctaacagcaaatatattttcaaaaaaacagaaaacaaagaattaaattgccacataacagcataacagttaaaccccttgccccccccccccccctcctgtGAAATGCAGGATATTGTCTAAACCGTAAATGACCTTTTCCATTTTCCAACATTTActttcttgttttaattgagaGAATGTTGTATTTCTTTAGAACGAATTAAATAGAAACAGTAATGTACAAATATACTTAAGCTTACTTTTAATACATGTTATGAAATTACATTGACAAAATTATCTCTTTAAATCATTAAGGTGCAAAGTGCTTAGTGTTGTAAAGACAATgacttttaaacaaataaatttaaatgaaataccTAAATGATCAGTCGTTCGTATCGCGTActttatgtaaaaagtaaaacagaAGGGTTTAATAAGGTCTAATGAAGTGGTTTAATAAGGTCTAATGAAGTGAAATAAAGACAATGGTataatattacatttttgaaTCTACgctttttcaacaaactttattAGCATGACGGCGTTTTTAACTTTTTGTTGTAATTATACGATTTTTTAAGGAAACCTTGTTGAaatcttttatcttttatctattcaaattcaaattaaatcgGATTATCCTGCATACACTAGAAAATACCAATGCTCAATGtatattaaaaattcaaaacCCGCGCATATTCTTACCATTTCTTCACGCACTCCACTATGTCACAGATGACGTTGGGTACTTCAAATTGTCTGAGCCATACTCCCATCCGCTTGACCTTTCTTGTGAAGACACTGAATTTGATTTACAATTATCTAAGTTTACAGAAATTTGTCTCTCGCGATTTCGCAATAAAACTGTAAGTACTGGTAAAGGTAAGTGCGTCATTTTAACGCAAAGCTAGGAACTTCAGTTTCGTAGTCCCATGCTTATGACATTAACGaaagcaggggcggatgcaggaattttcgaaagggggggtgctaacccagggcacccagggcaaagggggggtgcaaaacatatgtcccgatacaaatgcattgatcggcaaaaataaaggggggtgcgcacccccggaccccccgcccccccccccatctggatccgccactggaaagTTAATTTACCATGATAAATAAGGGGAGCACAACGCTCCTGTGATATCTTCAACCTCtttttaatattgtaaaaatTTGAGAAACATATTATATTAAGAGTCATATCAGTTTAACCATAGACACATGGTAAATATTTAACTTTCAATTTTGctaattttgagaaataaaaaaaatatctctcgATTTTTGGGTAAAATCGATCCTCATCCTTATCGACCTATTTCTTGATTCAACTTTTGTTATCAaaagttttattgatttttagatttgaaaaaaaatatattataaattatttataacttgcgttttgataattatttaccgTGAAATTTTTCGATTGACATAATATATTTATGATTATGTGATAGAGATTACTTAATACGTCCCTCAAAAAGGAATTgcctctttaaatattttttctggaaatcattttatctatttttatatttcatcaatGGGTtgtatgatacatgtatcatgttAATGTGTTGCTAACCTGGAAGGTCCGCCATTAAAACAACAGCGATTAGTAACTAAAGGTAGCCACGGTAggtacaaatatatattaatatgttaatATGTTCAAGAACAATTGTTAGCAAAGTAGAAATGTGAAATACACTTGCAGATAAATTCATGCTTGATACAGAAATAgttaaaaatacagaaattaaggtACGCCAAACGTTTGATCAATGCGGAAGTAAGAAAGTTTTCATAACAAACAATTCAGTATAATGGTATAACATatatctttttgaatattttcttgACCTTTCATATAATTACTGTTTCGGAAGTATACAGATTTACATATATAAACTGTATACATAGCCGGATTAAAGTCTAACTATCGTGTTACATTAAAGTTATACCGTGCTATTGTTCATTCATATACGATTCGTTTACTcaagaaaaaaagggggagggtcctTCCCATGCGACATATTCAAGCGGCACGTCCTATCATGCATTGAttgtcggggggggggggggggggggattgggGGGTTTTGTTATAGTATTTTCCTAAAAAATATTATGATCCTCAATTGGTCaagcagatgaaaaaaaaatctgattgcAGAATCCCCTCacaccttattcatgttattgttaaactttaaaaaaatatatatataattgatagtCAGCAACCGACGGTGTGTTGCAAATGAGGGTGCAATATCTGTCTTCGAGTTAAGGGCAATATTATTTATATGCAGATGAATACAATGGGAGCTTGATGTGGTGAGCTTTAATCGCAGACAGTCACATATTTAGTACATTCTCTGTAGTCTACGGCCTGAGGGTGTGGCatcttttaactttttatttcaaaggatttaaataaatgaattatcagtgtatataaagtgggaatccagctagttcatttccactgtcatatgcgggtatgtctattgtagaataaaggatcatgggaaaactgtatttgtttacgttttgaaaataccaaattaattgatttgaaggaaagtttttacatattttcattgtgatatgtctttatattgtacaaacatagcattaaagttcaaataagtgttataaaagcaacataatatagcatatcgatttttgaaagcgatccattttaactatagatgcgatgaattatcactgttagtgcagtcatttctgatgtggaattttcgaagatgcgaggaatttttattgtagaattatgtgataaatgcacttgaaacaaatgaaaaaacttagttgatgactttagaatttatgataaatgtattttcaaattgaaatacaaactcctcattcattctttatcaaatatatagcttttcaaacttgtaacaaaatcgcctctcaaaatgtcatattgtattcttcaaattacgtttttccttgattaaaaaaaaaaattaaaagatatttctgtatttttttgaagTCAAATATTGATATTGCGGAGTTTCAGTGCAGTCTGTGTAAAATAGAGACGAGTACATTTGAGGACGTTATCTTCCACGCAATAAATACACTTGCGAACAGAGAAATATGCATCTTGAAACGCAATGGTGAcagaaaagcttataaaagattaactttccccagttgtaccctcaactgcttcaatttccatattctgaaaaaaagactgttttggtagaacaaatgttcttgactcgattgttggttgcatgattttaactgtataaggtgaaacggtatgtgacataaattatccacagtcattaaaacatgaaatgtaaggtgtgggcgaacttttttgtttgcattggtacattggtacgtgaagtagaacacccttgatacaaaaaaaaaaaattatccgtaatgaacagctcgataccagaggaggatttagggggatagggggttgcccccttttttggaaaacatttggttacttttatatggattcgctggagcgggccccctcttaggtagtcattgagccctacttataaaaatttctagatccgcgagtggatactaccacagaggtcaaacaatgcacatttgggtaattgtacacaacatgcatgctacaattcatgtttgatgatcttagacccttgggacctctatgtgggctatttcggtaacttggtaaaaatccccaaactggatacaaggttagattcagcatgtcaaagaaccccaaatatccataaggtcttttgtctttaaaaatgcatgcatgggatACGTTTGTTATTggaggcatgactgtaacaataggatgaagataaaaacaaatatcttattctggggtctcatttggggggggggggggtctaatCCCTGGTCCCACTTACTGCTttatcagattcccgtatcccgcttatactatgcagttctcatttttttttaaattttccgtgtcccgctatactttatttctcgttttcacgacacaatcatttgactatcaCGTGTCATGCTTACAAAAAAATCGACAATTCCGCGCCATGCTTATACCCCAACGCGACCAACTATTCTACTCTTttctgactcatattaagcccattataaatatattaaaaaagtgtgttttttatccctttttatcctttttataatagataaaaaaataaatatatcatacagtgaaaatgcgccgcatatacaatactaatgaatcgctctacagtgaaaaagaaagaatagtatcattattcgacagtaaacatgactcgcataaagaaagcatcatagtggaattcagttcaatatgaagaaactcaatgacaaaacctattctatggttatacaactttaataattgtgttgaaatgaatattttttctgcaacaacatcttacctgttagttataaaacacctgcacgatctgttcgtgaaatgtcctaaatattcacctattttggtatatatttcacagctatttggatttaggcgcgaaaaaaaccccgttcgcatctcttactttgttttattagtattatgtgtttcttaacatatactttttaactaattttcttcatttttgaagaaaataaaaaaaaaatcgtctgtttatttatcattctacatcaaaaatttctggcatatacagtgaaaatgatattttaggatccgcactttacatacactggttATTATAGTCCGCCTAAAGTTAAGCACTTGTCCGGACAACCTATTTTCATtgcattcattttttttccatttaaaaaaaatcagttaatccttgaaaaagagaaaatattCATGTACGTATTTTGCTAATATAGACCGTAAACAAACCACCAACTTAAGTTTGGTCACTTTATTCAGGTTTTATGCATACGAATTTTGCGTTCAGAGAAATAGTGAAAATTACACAAATTAGAAACGGAATTTAACTTTcactgttatttttttaaaacaattcattACCCAATATCATTAAAAGTCTCGACAAATAATCTTTGGTATGTTTGgcaaatttaatgtcaatatttgtgtCAACATGATGTGTAACCACCTCTCTTCCGGTATAGTTCAATATCACGGCGTCTCATATCCTACATGTACAAGCCTTCTGaattttatttgtgcaaaatttgTTCCATTCATCAACAATTGACCCTCTAAAATCGCAAAGCTTTTGCAAAGGTAGATCTTTACGATTGATAATTCTGCCAATGGCTTCCCATACATGTTCGAGAGGATTCATGTCCGGAGACATGGAAACCCAAAATATAGGGTCGATGACTTCTTGCTCTTTTTACTCGGTTACAATCCTTGCCTGTATTGTCTATAGCGTTGTcgtccataggcggatccagggagggggccctggggggcccgccccccccccctttcgtgggaaaaatttggttgattatataggaaatcattgaagcatgcctggagccccccccccccccccccccataggaaaagttctggatccgccactgtcgtCCATGTATAAGGGTCTTGACGCAAGTGGGGGagttttgtaatatttgttaAGGCATATATGTATATCTTACACAGGTAAAGAAAACTGTACTCTATAGGAAATTGCATTACGCACCGATTGTAAAAATCAACATAAACTGTCAAaggtatttctatttttattgcaGAATGTTTCCATATAGATATTGACTGAAAATATCAAGTCAGTAAGACCTGTTTCGAATGGCGTCTAGTTCAGGTACATATTGTGACATTTGTCAGAGCAGACATATATCTAAAACGGCGGAGGAATACTGTCCTGTTTGTGAAGAAGCCCTTTGTTCCGATTGTAAAGATCATCACAACCTAGCAAAGGCAACAAAAAATCACCAAGTTATCTCGATAGCCGAGTATAACAAGTTGCCTGCCTTTATTCGAGAGATCAAACAACACTGTGACAAACATGGGGATAGGTTTGAATTTTTCTGTCCAACGCATAACGAGTTGTGCTGTAAACGATGTATTACTACAACTCATAACGAATGTAAAGAATGCAAAGTTATAGAAGATTTTGTTGAATCTTCCGCGGCCATAGATGAATATGAACAAACTTTAAAAGACGTTGAAGAGAATATTCAAACTGCAATTGCCGATAGAAAAAATAACGTTGAGGAATTTGAAAAACAGACACAGGCCATAAGTaaacaaattaagaataaaagGATTGAAATCAACCGGCTTTTCGACAACCTTGAAGCGACAATAATGAAAGAATTATTCACTATTAAAAGTGAAAAGAAACAAAACGTCCAGTCAGTTATTGAAAAATTAGaagaaaacaagaacaaaaatatACACCTCAGGGAAGATGTAGAAGCAATGAAAAAATACGGATCAAATATACAAGTGTTTATGGGAACAACAAAACTTCAACAACCCGTATCAAGTCAAGAGAGATTTGTTCGATTATTGCAAGACGATGAGAGTTTACGTTTCGTTAACCTGGAATGTTCCATTAGTGAAGAGTTGAATAACATAAACACAAGGATTCGATCTTTCGGTACGGTCAAACCAATAACTTCTAAATCACGTGTCCGATTCAGTTGGGAAAGTGACAAATCAGCTCAGATATTGACAACACCAacaaatttgaaaagcattgaCAATATAAACACTAAACTGATATGTATGATAGATATCAATACTTCTAATACTATAACATCATGTGTTTTGGGTAAAGGTCTTTTATTTTCGACAACAAATCGATATCGAGGGAAAATATTGCAATATGATACTCAAGGGAAACACTTGAAAGAAATAGAGCTAAAACAATCATATGCGTTTGATATCGTGTTAATTGATTTGGATACCATTGCTGTTACAGGCGGTGGTTGTGACTTTAAAGTTTACATTGTTGATGTAGCGACGTTGCAAGTCAAATTAGTAATAGATGTTGGAAAACAAAATTGGATATATGGAGCGACCTACAAAAATGAATCCATTATCAGTTGCATGTATGGCAACGCAATACAGATTTTTAACATTGCCAACAACAAAAACGTAACAACATCAACTCTTCCTTTCAAAACTAAATATACAATTACCACTTATCTTGCCTCCGATGACTATTTTGTTTATCATTCTGATTACCGAAATGGGTCTGTCGCATGTTATGATCTCAGAGGGAAGATTATATGGTCATTCAAAGAGGATGTTCTACGGGAACCCCGTAGTATATGTCTAGATTCTTATTCAAACGTTTATGTAGCAGGAAGTGGTTCAAACAATGTGGTAGTCATTTCATCAGACGGATTGCATTCTAAACAATTACTTGGACCAGACGATGGCATAAAGGCTCCGCATGCCATTCATTATGATAAATCCAGTAATAGATTGCTGGTCGCAAATGCAAATGGTCCGGCATTATTATACCAAGTGTCTAGTTAAAACAAcaaagaacatatatattcaaattcaaatataaagtgctttaaaaaaaaaagaccagcGTTGAGTCGTTTCCTGACAGGCAAGACAATCGATTTATAGCTACAGGAACTGACACAGCTTGAAGTGTTCAAACGTCATCTTATTTATTGAACTATAAtttccaaatttgaaaatttatacaaGTTTAGCTTATCAAATTATAAGATatagtatttattttaaaatataccgAAATACCGAAGGTTATGTTTgagagaaaagaaagaaagatatAGCCATGATAGCTGTATGCACTAAAACAAGACCGAatataatttgaacgattttgcaATTAAAATACTTTTCATTTATTCCtagcattttgtttttttatatttagacagTTGAAGTGAAAGTTTAATGTTGCGTATGGTAACATGTAGTACATATTTAATAGTCGAAACATAATAGCAATGAACAGTATGAATTCAACACTTTTGAGACCGTTTGTAGAATGCTCATATATGTGTACGGTTATCACTGTCACAGTGCCTCTATAGGTGGGATCAGATCTGTTGAGTGTTTTCTCCTCagcataaatattttataatataaggAGCAAACACACGCGTCAACAAAAAGGCTTTTTTCTTGCAACATTGAATTGAACGGATTTATTTTCGGActcttttttatctttttttcatgcAACAGTTATGATTATATATGTTCCAGGTGTAGGCAACATTTTCAGACTACCATAATTATGAAGACAGAATACATTTATTCTAATTGGTcagtatataaataacacatagctgagagggtgatagagcagattggtaccccgagaaaacattgtcaaccgcggcaaagcgaggggtaccaatctgctctatcatcctctcagctatgtgttatttaatttattatactgaatgttccatcattattgtcttttacaaatgaattttatctaaaaatattttctatgtaATCACGTACTTAACAACGTAACGTgtattagaaaaatcaacagaagtAAATAAACAACAATgatgcattgacttgacatatcaacgataaaaggattcggcccgaaacgggaaaAAAGATCGGCtatctgggaaaaaaaatattttcaattgttgttattgAATTGTTGttatttaattgatttatattttttgggAACATCACAATTTAAAATGCCTCATATCTggcggagaaatatacatcacaaAGAACataatgaaatgtacatcacatgtgaaataaatcgATGGTAAACGAAATCGTTTCAGTATGGAattgaatatcaacaataagtaTTACACATAATGATTTatcggtttaaaaaaaatatatagtgaaatatgtttttccaacaattgtaaaagaaataagtttgagtcgttccacgcttcgttgtataGTACATTGAAAACAAGGACATGTTGAAGAGTTCGTCATGAATATTTGAATATAGTTCTGGCTCTACTTTTCAAATATTCACGAGGAAAAGTAATACCCGGttagtgactgtatatgacatagaaatatacagtcagcgcattttgactgctcaaatagaatgAGTGCAGtataagatgttttatttttttttatttgaa
It contains:
- the LOC139500007 gene encoding E3 ubiquitin-protein ligase TRIM39-like, whose amino-acid sequence is MASSSGTYCDICQSRHISKTAEEYCPVCEEALCSDCKDHHNLAKATKNHQVISIAEYNKLPAFIREIKQHCDKHGDRFEFFCPTHNELCCKRCITTTHNECKECKVIEDFVESSAAIDEYEQTLKDVEENIQTAIADRKNNVEEFEKQTQAISKQIKNKRIEINRLFDNLEATIMKELFTIKSEKKQNVQSVIEKLEENKNKNIHLREDVEAMKKYGSNIQVFMGTTKLQQPVSSQERFVRLLQDDESLRFVNLECSISEELNNINTRIRSFGTVKPITSKSRVRFSWESDKSAQILTTPTNLKSIDNINTKLICMIDINTSNTITSCVLGKGLLFSTTNRYRGKILQYDTQGKHLKEIELKQSYAFDIVLIDLDTIAVTGGGCDFKVYIVDVATLQVKLVIDVGKQNWIYGATYKNESIISCMYGNAIQIFNIANNKNVTTSTLPFKTKYTITTYLASDDYFVYHSDYRNGSVACYDLRGKIIWSFKEDVLREPRSICLDSYSNVYVAGSGSNNVVVISSDGLHSKQLLGPDDGIKAPHAIHYDKSSNRLLVANANGPALLYQVSS